From a single Tursiops truncatus isolate mTurTru1 chromosome 20, mTurTru1.mat.Y, whole genome shotgun sequence genomic region:
- the SNX11 gene encoding sorting nexin-11 isoform X2, giving the protein MGFWCRMLENQEQEEVITVRVQDPRVQNEGSWNSYVDYKIFLHTNSKAFTAKTSCVRRRYREFVWLRKQLQRNAGLVPVPELPGKSTFFGSSDEFIEKRRQGLQHFLEKVLQSVVLLSDSQLHLFLQSQLSVPEIEACVQGRSPMSVSDAILRYAMSNCGWAQEERRGSTHLAKGDQPKSCCFLPRSGRRSSLSPPPGEEKDSFEVWAPAVDSEAPSLESPPLPPPSFPSCCGFARPDEGISAPQPVRRAMGGDRAVRLDPGQLETTVLEK; this is encoded by the exons ATGGGCTTTTGGTGTAGAATGTTGGAGAACCAAGAGCAGGAG GAGGTGATCACTGTGCGTGTTCAGGACCCCCGCGTGCAGAATGAGGGCTCCTGGAATTCTTACGTGGATTATAAGATATTCCTTCAT ACCAACAGCAAGGCTTTTACTGCTAAGACATCCTGTGTGCGTCGCCGCTACCGAGAGTTTGTGTGGCTGAGAAAGCAGCTACAGAGAAACGCTGGTTTAGT GCCTGTACCTGAACTTCCTGGGAAGTCAACCTTCTTTGGCAGCTCAGATGAATTCATTGAGAAGCGACGACAAGGTCTGCAGCACTTTCTCGAAAA GGTCCTGCAGAGTGTGGTCCTCCTGTCAGACAGCCAGTTACACCTCTTCCTGCAAAGCCAGCTCTCGGTGCCTGAGATAGAAGCCTGTGTCCAGGGCCGAAGCCCCATGTCCGTTTCCGATGCCATTCTTCGCTATGCTATGTCAAACTGTGGCTGGGCCCAGGAAGAGAGGCGGGGCTCCACTCACCTGGCTAAAGGAGACCAGCCTAAGAG TTGCTGCTTTCTCCCAAGATCGGGCAGGAGGAGCTCTCTCTCACCGCCTCCCGGGGAAGAAAAGGACAGTTTCGAGGTGTGGGCTCCTGCTGTTGACTCTGAGGCTCCTTCCTTGGAGAgcccccctctcccacctccctcctttcCGTCATGCTGTGGTTTTGCAAGACCTGATGAGGGAATCTCTGCTCCTCAGCCTGTGAGGAGGGCCATGGGAGGGGACCGTGCAGTGCGTT